The segment AAAAGTTACTAGGAACACCCTCCATAATTCTATGGAGAGTGCAATCTAACTGAAATTGGGTCTGCTAGTATCACTACAAAAAACTTGTGTAGTGAACTATGTGAACTAATCAAAGGGACTACTTCTAATTAGATTATGGAGAGTGATACAGGAGATAAGTGTAGATTTTAGTAGATGTCACGTAATGGCTATAGGATCACAGGCCCACTATTACAGTCAAAGTTAAGCAGTTTCAAGACTTGCCTGCTATATATTGAAATACTCTGGAAACTATTTACAAGCAAATTAATTCATTGCCAATTTATTTGCAGATTTAATCTTCTGTACGATCATATGATATGTATGATATAATCTGGAATCAATAGATGTATTAATCCTAAAATAGACAGACTAAGTTTGTTATTCCAGGGCAGgactcgaaattagcgagaaatactcacaaaatgcgagtacaattgaaaaatagcgagtaaaaatagtggacactggaaaatcttagcgagtggtgatttacaaaccatgatcgtatCATATCCGTTTTATACGAGGATGAGCTATTTGCTTTTATTAAACTTGCCCtcagaatcatacaaacgcttacaagTCTTCCGTTggtcatttttatcagaatatCCTATCTACaataatttattgtcatattgaggtcgggttgtagtgatgacatgagtgcactgctcaccgcATAGAcgatttaatatcaaaaaaattcATGGGACttgtgatcgtgctgcttataaaccatgagtctgggattcgctttgaaaaatcgctagtgacaaccctgatgtggcgtGAAATTGGAAGACTTTGGATCTAGACAGGTCTGCGGTAAACAGTTTGTGGATTATAGGTGCGatggtcaagagacctaaatattgcaccatatgacttatgtaacttagtgtcttgtccaaacgatgcctgttgaccctccaggctcagtaatgatggggaaaatcattgatttaaaaaagcATATCAAAAAAGaacactgcttcattatttttattttagcttgtaatttttcattttagcctgtagattttttacccacaggctaaaattagcctgggGTAGAAAACGTTAATTTCTACCCCTGCAGggtactgtaaaccaacttttatttacGATTCCTTTATTTCGTGATTTGCTAGTGATAAACTGGTTCACGATTTGCTAGTGATAAACTGGTTCACGATTTACTAGTGATAAACTGGTTCGCGATTTACTAGTGATAAACTGGTTTGCgatttattacatgtagtgataAACTGGTTTGCGATTTACTAGTGATAAACTGGTTCATGATTTACTAGTAATAAACTGGTTCGCAATTTACTAGTGATAAACTGGTTCGCGATTTACTAGTGATAAACTGGTTCGCAATTTAATAGTGATAAACTGGTTTGCGATTTAATAGTGATAAACTGGTTCACAGTGCAACTAATTTTCGCAACTGAGATTTTATCTTAAAGAAATGCAAGAGACATTAATGGACTGATTTGCGGTGAGAAATATTCGCAATGATTAGGTTTTCACTATTCTAGCTAAAATTTCTCACTCACGAAAacagttggtttacagtatgtTGTACGACAGATACATGGATTGTATGTACGTGTATTGACTACTGTTACAGTATGTTGTACGACAGATACATggattgtatgtacatgtattgactaCTGTTACAGTATGTTGTACGACAGATACATggattatatgtacatgtattgactaCTGTTACAGTATGTTGTACGACAGATACATggattatatgtacatgtattgactaCTGTTACAGTATGTTGTACGACAGATACATggattgtatgtacatgtattgactaCTGTTACAGTATGTTGTACGACAGATACATggattgtatgtacatgtattgactaCAGTATTTGATGAgtgaattttgtattttttggtGTTTCAGGGACTATTTGATGCATTTCCAGAATTATCCTCACTCGCTCATAGTCAAATTTTTAGGACTCTATTCAGTCAATGTCTCCGGTCAACCCAAGGTATGTGTGATGTATCCTTATGCAACTGTGCACTTCCTTTCTGCATATCAAAATCAGGGGCATCAAAGATATAATTTCATTAGTATTTGAGGTCTCAATGTAAAATGCTGACAGTGGATTTGGGAGTTTGAAGTGATGGAGAGGGTGTCGTCATTGTCAAAACTCAATCACAACCGGCTATTTACCCTTATAATATATGCAGAGGAGGGGACTATGTTGCACTTGCCCTTTGAACTATAGtgaatatttaaatcactacagCCAACATAGCCTGTGTTAGGGGAGTGTAACTTATAAAGATGTAGAGCTTGTTCAAATTCTTTTCCTCCCATTATTTTTTAAGGTTTTCAATGGGCAATGGACTCTTATGAGTAATGGACTGTAAATGGCCAATGGGCACTTATGGGTAATGGACTAtgaattgtttattttcattaatgctCTCGTAATTTGCAgttactaaaaaaaaattgaaggaCATTGACTAATTGGTTCTCATTGCAACCTTATTACTGGTATGTACAAGATCCTATTGCAGTGCAATACACAGTAAAGGAGATAATAATACCCCCTGCAAATGAAGTTTAAgtgggtatataggaatcagcacatccgtctgtctgtccattcagggtttttgtttcaaatttcatttctctgtcacatatcaagctgaaactttgtggatcactctagaacatgttgcaattttgatacatttcgacctctcttgcaggagttttgcccctttattttaaaattatttttatatggagggtacataatttgtccggttaactcctcccacaattttcaagtgagggctatcttgttttacagagtgtttgtttggatattgaagatatgcatgtggcaaggattttgattttcttcaatttttgagaaaattacacgttgaacttagtcaattttgaggaattattacatagagagtacatgatttgtctgtttttccttccacagttttcaagtgaggaccttattttacagagtatttgtatgggtatggaagatgtgcatgtggcaaggaatttgattttcttcaatttttgagaaaattacaggttgttgaactttgttagttttttttccttccacagttttcaagttagAACCTTCtaattttacagagtatttgtatgggtatggaatgtgcatgtggcaaggattttgctTTAGTTCAAAGTTTGAGAAAATTGCAGGTTGTTGGACTTAGTCccttttgaggaaatattatatcatataaagggcatggtttgtccttttaactcctctcacagtttagaaGCTATAGGGTCtctgtaaataacttgaagatgtgcTTATAGTGTAAGGATTTCGATtgtcaacaatttttaattttctttaatgttttaaatatttacaggttgttgaacctGGACAAAattgggaaatattttacacacagaactcttggtttgtctacGTGTATCTACCTCTTGTCAtagttttaagctaagaccctttatttatacaatgcaaaaaacgtatgtcacagcctgatgatggctgatactacctgaagcaaagttctacaaattatggttTAAGAAAAACATCCTATGTCAGCATTTTCACGGGTACTCATGTTAACATTTATGTAccttacattttgatttatatagtgaatgtatgaatatttccattttctgttggtatggggggggggggggaggaggctAGTGTGCCTCGCAGGGGATATTAGTCCCAAAAGGACTGTTCTACTTGATGGCTAGACCAGGAATCAAACCCAGAAcacctgcattactagtcaggtgctttaaTCACTGAGCTAAAATTGTCTTCACCCATGAAGACACTCCACCATTCTTTTAcccctggcaggactttcacctgcaaaTATGACAAACAAATTCCAAATAAACCGACTATTTCATGacttatttattttctttgttttttttttgtttttttttatacagtttATCATTTAAATGTCTTCTTGAACACAGCAGTAGTATCAATCCAAAAAGGAAcagaatttttatatatatatatgaagccATGCATGCACATTGACCAAATTAAAATTACATTAAGGCCATGGACACGTGACCACACAattgtaaaccaacttttattcgcgtaCGAGATAATTTCGTGAGATTCGCTACAAACTCATTGTCGCGAATGTTTCTTGTTGTGAACCAGTCCTTGAATGTCTGTCATAGGTTCGAAAAAGGCTGGATAACAAAATTACTCGCTGTGAACCAGTTTACCACAGGTGAATCCCGAAATAAAATAGCCGCGAATAAAGGTTGGTTGACAGTACCTACTGAGATCTGTTATCGCGACATCAAAGGTTTGCAGGGAGGGGTTCTCAAACTGAGGCAGAATTCCTGGTGGAAAATCTTGTGACATGAAGCTTTTCAGAATCAAAAGTTGTACCTACTACTAGTATGTCCTGTACCTGAAAGTTTGAATAAATGGATGATAAAGGATCATGGATAAATACTACAGTATATatcatcaaaattcatacgtgcattgttcACATTGAATACTGCACCgtattcatgagaaaatggccaccctatcattacaatttgtaaagaatatcccactgaaaaatatattctgaaatGTGAATAATCCTATggattaaaaaatatttttttgacaaTATTAGTTGACAGTCATCTAGGGTGATGAAATGTTGGGAGACATAAATGTATATGCTCTACAGCATTATGAAATCGCAGAGAGAAGCATACATTTACAGTTGATAGGTGTCTCACTCAAGAGCTAAATCTTTTATTTATTATCTAAAACACAATAGAGATTATATATAGGCAGGACAGTCTCCATCTGGTTTGAAGGGTTATATGCTCTGTGGCATTATGCCTGGAAATAGAAGTTTGGGCTTATAAAATCATTAGGACCTACTTGGGCCTAATTTGACACAAGACTTCCAGAGCTCTAGTATATGTCTGTGACTGAATATTGACAGTGATTCTGCCTCTTGTTACCTCCAATCTCAAAGTTCACGGTTAGCACTAGCATTTTACACTAATGTAGTTGTATAAAGAACCCCATTCTTGATAATAGTATTGTTGAATGTGATATACATTAATCTATGGATATGCCATCCTTAGCCATTTTGTAATGAGTAATGTGTAAGCCacgcgggattcgaacctgggtGTAAATGCTTTGCAGGTCAAACCTGATTAAAATATTAACTAATCAGTATACTGAATATGGGTTTAATTTTTGTATATCCAATATTTGATCAGAGACTTAAATTACtaataaatcttttaaattaagattattttacatatacatgtatatcattattaatGCAAGTAGTAATATTGACTTATTATCATCTAAAAGAAAATTCtacaaaaagtttaaaaattgTAGAAGTAAGGGAGATAAATTCGAACtagatatttcattaaatgtaCAAGAAAATATTTGCATTCTGATCTGTCAGTCTTGAAAgatatgtttttcatcttaataGATAGTTTGATGTATTTTCAGGTGTATTTTCTTGTGATGCAGAACGTGTTTTTCCCTGTGGAACGAATTGAAGTacggtttgatttgaaaggtTGTTATGGTGGAAGGTATCAAAAGGTTAGTAAGTGCACAGGTGCTTTAGCGTCTATGGTAAGTGTTTAcatatttatgtgtgtgtgtgtttatttatttaattatcattaataattatatgatatatgataagcaggctactgacaaacaagttgatggtgcagggatctcgttaaagtcagcattttgctaATTCTATGGtgattataatgatctagtttgccaatacaacctatcagtgggtcaaatgctgtcttgacgtgtttcataccaattgttaggccgttcttggcacactgattttgactacggataactccgtttacctgatcaggatctagggcccacggcgggtgtgaccggtcgacaggggatgctttctcctcctaggcacctgatcccacctctggtatatccaggagtccgtttttgcccaactctctatttttcaTTGCTCATagggagttctgagattgatcactgtttgttatcttcaccttttattatTAATGTTGGTTTGCTGGATACATGGTTATTTTTACTTCAACTGGATCATattataatattttaattttatagCCCTATTCAGAAGAAAAGGGAGTACTCCATGTCCTGAAGGATCAGAATTTTCATTGTCAGAGCATTGACTTAGGTTAGAATTCAATTTCCAAGTCTAATTATTAAATCGACTGTCTgacttttaaatatttgaatactGCACACAGTTCAGAAAAGCATTGAAGAATTCAGATTCAACAATTCAACAAAAACTATACTTTATCGCGGTGGAAAAAGATCCTGATTTACAATGAGTAAAATAATCTTGTACTTTTTAAGAGATATGCAATTTGAAAAACCTGTTAAAAATTTGGAAAACCTGAAGCTTAAAAGTAAACATGATAATTGTCTTAATCAATTACAGGAACTCAGCGAGACTGGTTTGTGCGTCAGTTACACAATGATGTTAATTTTCTGCGAGGCCTAGGTGTACAAGATTACAGTCTGTTGTTTGGTCGTCACGATCTCCATGTTGATGATCAGCAGACAACATTTGGAAACCTTGTGACCAGACTGAGAAAGTGAGTCTGCAACTCTTGTTGGTATTCATGACAGATAGTTTTACAgcattttgattttaaacaaaaatgcaTGTTAATTCTCTGTGCTATTTATAGACTCTGCAtatgttcttaatttttatgCTCCCTGAAAATTTTTTGGGGGGAGCATGTAATTTCCATAGTATCCGTCCATTCGTCGGAGCTTGTATCTGCTaagcctttcatcagaaatGGACCAAAGTCATTTTAGAAAGGTCAAGGCCACTCAAAAAACCATTTCCTCTTGCATACCATGCATGTTTTTCTTCCTTCAGGTCTTTTGCCAAACGACAATCATCATCCATTTTAGCTGCACGTCGTGGGCATAATCATGTTCATCCTACAGACACCATTCCTGAGGAAGCAGACGACTCATCTGGACAAACacaagaggaaacgaataaaaCCGTCACAGCAGTTAAACAAAGGACTATTACACGTACCAGTCTAGGCAGCTTGCTGGAGTCTTCATCGCTAAATACGGATTCTGCAAACAGGAGACTCCTTCCTGAATGCAAGAACCCCTTGCATGTAATTGATGGAACTCATGAAAGATATTACATGGGGATCATTGACTTTTTTACACAGTATGAATGCAAACAACAAGTTGCTCGAGTCCTGAAAGTCTTTAAGAATTGTACTGGTGATCATTCAACAGTACCACCAGATAAGTATGCTGACCGATTTCTGAGATTCATTGAGGAGAGGACAGTCTAGCTTGTTAATGATGTTATAGGAGAAATAACTGCAATAATTATGTCTCCCCCGCCTTCTTCCAGGGggagatgattttttttttattgtacttTAAGTCCGTTcctctgtctgtcacaaaatcttgtaaatgcttctcctcctgcatggcttatcagatagacttgaaactttgcacagtgcttcattgtcatttgtagatgtacatattgttggaacaagaggatccaattattttcctaataGTTATAGTGGATATATGAGAGGTGGGgcaaaatagcttgtgaacatttctccacctatatggcttatcagataaacttgaaactttgtacaatgcttcattgccatttccagatgtgcatattgtcaggacaggaggatctAATTGCTATCCTCAAAATTATAGTAGATCTTAAAAAGAGGTGAaaggtgtaaaatagcttgtgaacacttctcctatatgactTCTTGGATagccttgaaattttgtacaatactttcAAGagattatcatttaatgatgttcacattgttctAACCCAGGGATCTACATTATCTTaaaatttacagtggatcagaGAGGAGTGTTTTATCGCTTTTTTCCATGTACATGGGTTCACTTTCCTACTGGCACTTCAGCATAACAGTCAGTGTTTTCATATCATATTATTACGACATTGGTCACATTGATGTTGAATCTTTCCCTCAAAACACAAagtgcagttcataatgtctatgtttcTGCTCATATTTTCTCCcccataccatgcagtatatgAAGGGGACGAGGTGTAAATTGGAACAatttcaatttggggagctggggagacatttgtttttaacaaaaacaaattttatcttATGATATGGTAGCagtccatgtacatgtaagttgacaAGGAACCAATTTGCTCAACTTCTAAATTATtctatattttatttacattttactgatGAACTGTTTTATTGTCTTTAGTAATCATCAATCTCTAACTCTGACAATCGTTTACTCATGACCTATTCATCACACAATGTATTACTACTATCCCGAGAAAAACCTTACATGGCTTCATCCAAAGAATGTgcaatcagttgaaagacaagCTGTTCAAATTTTCCTGTTACTGGTAGTTTGACAGAGGGCAAATCCATCTCCAGTAGATCAAGGCCTAAACTGAAACTGAGGTGTGAAGTTTTAGAAATCAGCCCTTCCGTTAACATCCCATTAGTCGAGTTTATCTTACAGAATGTGTGAACATCTCAAGTCTTTTTGCAAGTGTTGCTATGAATTTTTTATACAAACATAAGCATCAAATTTGTTTCAGCACTTGAAatcatatattgtttattttttatgtacCAGTACTAATACACAATGTCATACACTGTAAAGTTGGACTTACAAATCAGGTCAAACTAAACTGCTACAATTTGAAAGCTttgtattttgtgtattttttaatgaatgatGTCTTGCTTGTACTTGGAGTGTCGATTTTCTATGCAGATTATGTAGAATTTAAACATAGTATGTATTAAACATTTATGAACATGAATTAATGAAAACATCTTTAACGTATAGATCTTAAATTTGGAGCAGGATATAAAAGTGAGGGCCTGTATTGTttagcaattttgaaaaatgatcaAATATTTTAGTCAGATTGAGACACATTTCATCTACATATATATTGCAGTTCACATGTAGCATAAAGTTGCCAGCCTTTACGGACATGTATAGCAACATTTCCTCCAAAA is part of the Ostrea edulis chromosome 2, xbOstEdul1.1, whole genome shotgun sequence genome and harbors:
- the LOC125681828 gene encoding phosphatidylinositol 4-phosphate 5-kinase-like protein 1 isoform X1, with the protein product MSSPKRQLSKGLSNNKWMKLWKKWQRKDVTLVNENHRRHSALECIREGIRDLFDKHPELGIKDYLTEDDFCHVHSKKIRTKHGQKFRFRSYASSVFACIRRAVSVSDEDFLSSMAPEDGLEYLEFFSNSRSGQDFYLSHDQQFILKTDKKYHLEFFMTILGDYLMHFQNYPHSLIVKFLGLYSVNVSGQPKVYFLVMQNVFFPVERIEVRFDLKGCYGGRYQKPYSEEKGVLHVLKDQNFHCQSIDLGTQRDWFVRQLHNDVNFLRGLGVQDYSLLFGRHDLHVDDQQTTFGNLVTRLRKSFAKRQSSSILAARRGHNHVHPTDTIPEEADDSSGQTQEETNKTVTAVKQRTITRTSLGSLLESSSLNTDSANRRLLPECKNPLHVIDGTHERYYMGIIDFFTQYECKQQVARVLKVFKNCTGDHSTVPPDNYQVPKCEKMVYWRGTSATPGERARPKCLMSLELIDQFLATLMRLKVGLYVENIVKRFGFSVDQLRREYSTSEPCLKHVHP
- the LOC125681828 gene encoding phosphatidylinositol 4-phosphate 5-kinase-like protein 1 isoform X2 → MSSPKRQLSKGLSNNKWMKLWKKWQRKDVTLVNENHRRHSALECIREGIRDLFDKHPELGIKDYLTEDDFCHVHSKKIRTKHGQKFRFRSYASSVFACIRRAVSVSDEDFLSSMAPEDGLEYLEFFSNSRSGQDFYLSHDQQFILKTDKKYHLEFFMTILGDYLMHFQNYPHSLIVKFLGLYSVNVSGQPKVYFLVMQNVFFPVERIEVRFDLKGCYGGRYQKPYSEEKGVLHVLKDQNFHCQSIDLGTQRDWFVRQLHNDVNFLRGLGVQDYSLLFGRHDLHVDDQQTTFGNLVTRLRKSFAKRQSSSILAARRGHNHVHPTDTIPEEADDSSGQTQEETNKTVTAVKQRTITRTSLGSLLESSSLNTDSANRRLLPECKNPLHVIDGTHERYYMGIIDFFTQYECKQQVARVLKVFKNCTGDHSTVPPDNYQVPKCEKMVYWRGTSATPGERARPKCLMSLELIDQFLATLMRLKVGLILSRPTSPGIFHI
- the LOC125681828 gene encoding phosphatidylinositol 4-phosphate 5-kinase-like protein 1 isoform X3; amino-acid sequence: MSSPKRQLSKGLSNNKWMKLWKKWQRKDVTLVNENHRRHSALECIREGIRDLFDKHPELGIKDYLTEDDFCHVHSKKIRTKHGQKFRFRSYASSVFACIRRAVSVSDEDFLSSMAPEDGLEYLEFFSNSRSGQDFYLSHDQQFILKTDKKYHLEFFMTILGDYLMHFQNYPHSLIVKFLGLYSVNVSGQPKVYFLVMQNVFFPVERIEVRFDLKGCYGGRYQKPYSEEKGVLHVLKDQNFHCQSIDLGTQRDWFVRQLHNDVNFLRGLGVQDYSLLFGRHDLHVDDQQTTFGNLVTRLRKSFAKRQSSSILAARRGHNHVHPTDTIPEEADDSSGQTQEETNKTVTAVKQRTITRTSLGSLLESSSLNTDSANRRLLPECKNPLHVIDGTHERYYMGIIDFFTQYECKQQVARVLKVFKNCTGDHSTVPPDKYADRFLRFIEERTV